The window CAAAACGGGTCCCCTGTCAGTGGTTTTCCCTTCAGACCTGTTCCCTGCTTGCTCACACCCAGCTCTTTATCCTTCCCAGGCAAACATGCCATCCCCAACCTAGTGAAGAACCTGCCTggaggccagcagagccctgccaaAAACCTCTCTGAGGACACAGTGGTGTCAATCCTCAACACCATCAATGAAGTGATCGTGGACAACCTCGAGGCGGCCAAAAAGCTCCGGGAAACACAGGGGATTGAGAAGCTTGTGCTGATCAACAAGTCTGGGTAAGCTCTGCTCAAAGGATGATGCCAGGGGTGGAGAGGGGCCTCACTTTCTCCAGGTTTCCAAACATCTCTTCCTTCACCTCTTTCTAGGAACCGCTCCGAGAGAGAAGTCCGGGCAGCTGCCCTTGTCTTGCAGACAGTCTGGGGCTATAAAGAGCTGCGGAAGCCCCTTGAGAAGGAAGGCTGGAAGAAGTCAGATTTCCAGGTGTGGGGATGCCCTGTGGTGGCCAGGGTAGTAGGTGGGATCCTGCAGTAGGGGGAAGGCTGTTCCTGGAGCTTGGCAGTACTGGCCTGTGGCTCTTCAccttgctggtggcactgggcaccCACGGAGGTGTCCCTGTACTGTTTTTCAGCCAATGGCCAGCAGGAAGTCTCTGCTAGGAACACACTGTAAAGTGTCATGCCCTGTGTCCCACATGAGCATGAGGCAGGGATTCTGTCACTCTAAGTGCTGCTGTGACAGTGTTGAAGAATAGGATTCTCCCAGGCTCAGTTTCCTTCCCAAAAGCAGGGATTGCCCTTGCTGCTGGAGGGCCAGGCACTGCCCCAGTCCAGGCAGGCCCTCCCACTCTGTTGGGAGTGCAGTGGGGGCTTCAGCACCTTCTGGTTATTTTGGGCTCCCCACTCAAGGGCTGTGGGAGGGTTTGTGAGtttgtgctggtgctggagggctggaATGTCCTGATGAGGAAGGAACCTCTGGGCCCAGGATCTGAGTGGTCACTGTCTGTTGCTGTAGGTGAACCTGAGCAATGCCTCTCGGACCCAGGGAGGCAACTCCTTTGATGACAGCACCTTGCCTCTCATCGACAGGAACCAAAAAACAGGTATGTGCTTGCCTTCAGCACCAGTGCCTGCCATCATCCCTCTGCCTTGTGGGTACTTGGGGCAGCTGCTGTTTGTCCTCTCCCTTGCTCTTCAGCTGTGGCTTCCctggcagcctcagctgctcACACAGGGCCATTAGTATGATTAGTATGGGCCTTGGGTGGCTTTTCTGGCCATCAGTTTGGGCCTTAGATGGCTTCTTGGGACTGGCACTGTAGGTCCCTGGgtcacagagctgcagctgggcctggGCTCCCCCAGGTGGGGCAGGGAGCagttcctctgcagctcctgctgcaggaacTGTTCCTGATGTGCTCTCCTGTGCTTGTAGACAAGAAATCCTCCCGGGAGGAGATCCAGATGAGCAACATGGGACCAGGTAGGAGAGGGACTCTCTCGGTATGGGGGGGGCAGGGCAGAGTGCACATATCCTGTGGGGCTGGTGCAGTCCCCCATGGAGGTGACACGACTGACTGAGtgtcccctctcctgctccagacaACTATTCCACACTCAATGAGAGGGACCACAGCAGGACGCTGGACCGATCCGGTGACCTCGGGGAGATGGATCCGGTGAAGGCAGCGCCGCTGATGGTGAGCAGCCCTCTTTAACTCGGGACCTGTGGGATGGATGGGTGCAGGAAATGCCACATCACTGTCTTGTCTGCCAGAGGAGGGGAGAGCTGGGCTCCCACAACTAACACCCCCCATGCCATGGCCCCTACTAACCGcatgtgtctgcagcaggaggaggggcaGGAGTCGCAGCCTGAggtagaggaggaggaggaggaggaagatgctgCTGTGCCCTCCCCCGTGTCGGTATGTCCCACGGTGTCCTGCCCAATCTGACAGTGGTGACAGATCCTGCTGTGCTCTTAGGGGTGCTTGGCCAGCCAAATCCTGCTCCAATCACTGCTGCTGCAATCACTGGTGCTGTGATCCTGCCTCCACCCTCACCCCTACTCCAGCCTTAACACTTGTCCCTCTCTATCTCTCTACAGCAGAAGATCTAGCTGGCCTCCCTGCCTCTGTTCCATTTGGGttgataatatattatatatataaatatataactcTTCATGATGGAATGGACTGACTTTTACCTTGTCTTATTGTTGGAATTTTGCTGGACTTTCTGTGCCAACCATCCAGCCAAACGCCTGGGCCGGGTCCCCAGGGCAGCCTGGGCCACTCGGTCTCCTCCGGGCCGCTGCACCTCCCTGTTCTGGGACACCACCCCTGAGAACTCCTCTTCCCGTCCTCCACCACCTCCTTCCTCCTGCGAGTTAAACCTTCCTGCCTgactctgccggatcagccggcGTGGATGCTGCACAAGGACTCGGATCTCTGCCTTGACCAGGAGCTGCCTTCTCTCCCACGCCTTCCCCCTGCTCCGAGGCGTCTTGCAGGGACAAGGACTGGGACCTCACTTGCCACCGccttgtttttggtttggttttgttgcctATAGGATATATTTTTTCGTGTGGGATCACTCTTCAACCAgcgccatggggacagcaggagcaTCCCTCCTCCCTGAGGGATGCAGGACCAGGGGCCAGGGTCTGGAGGCACAGGGGCcaggggaaggaaaaccagcAATAACGTCTCTTGCTTTGCTCTAGATGAGGCTTTGGGGGCATGGGAAGGGAGATCCAGCTCTGGATCCTGCAGAGGGGTCTGGATGGGGCCCTGGCTCCCGCCCAGTGCCTGTGTGAGGAGGATCGTTCTGTGAGGAAGGAGGTCAGTGCTGGGGCATGGGCCAGGGTCCCCGCGGAGGGAGGAGATGCCGGCAGGGTTTTGGGGAGAGCAGGCGGCTCGGGGCTCACTGTGCCAGGCACCTGGAGCCGGGATCCCGCAGCGCTGCCCCGCTGACTTTATCTTGACACGTGCCTTTCTTTTGCCACTGTGAAATAGCTCTTTGAATCGTACTGTccagctgcttccctgggaaAGGGGAGTTTCCTGGCCTTCCGGCAGGGCTGAGCTCTTCCCTTCCCCGCTGGGAGCCTTATCTgtctgcagtggggctgggagcctcTTCTGGGGGGAGCCCACCCCCCCTGCCCTCGCTGAGAGGGTGCAGGGTGCTCATCTGCATCCTGGCCTGGGCTGCCACGGGAATTGGGatgtgctcctcctcctcctcctctggctgTGGTGCTGGGGCACATCCATGTGCTGTGATCTTTTAGGGAgccctggggctccctgtgcaaCTGGAAGTCTCTGTAGGAGGCTGCAAACTGGAGTAGGAGCCCTCCCAGCCCGGGGCTCCCCCAGGGTGGGCTCTCGGGGCACGGGGAGgtggcaggggcagagctggtgcCTTGCTCCTGCCCCACTTCCcccccagctctggctgggcCTGCCCTGCTTCCAGCCCCACCTCAGCTCAGTTGGGTTTTGTTCTGGGATCTAActcttctcttttcctttaaATATGTAAAACActaattcttttttaatttttaattccaaATGAACCAAAAAAACAGCATCCCCCTTCTCTCCTCCTTGGCCCTGGTGGGGAGGGGGGCCAAGGAGGTGGGGAGGGGGAAGCGCCAAGCCGTTCCTTGTCTGATTCCTGTGCACACTCTTGTAAcgcttttaaaacaaaatgatttttttatataaataaagTTTTTAAAGTGTGATGTGTGCCTGCCCCTTTGGTGTTTCTGGCTTTGCTGCTGGACCCAGCAGCTCTTTCCAGGAGTGGTGCTGATCTCCATGGCTCCTAGAGGTGTCACTTTGTGACAAACCCTGTGGTATTTCCCAGCCCTCCCACCTTGCCTTGCACccttgtccccaaagccaccagtAAGCAGAGAGAAGGCAGTACTGGGTATTTTATTGCGTCAGGTCCAGGGAGCAGTGCCAGGGATGTCTTGCAGGGAGGGGGGCAAGGAATGATGCCTGGCTTGGCAGACACAAGGCTTGGGGGACAGTTGGCTGAGTGAGACCAGCGCCGGGCATGTTGATGGGTGGGATGTGAGGTGCGTTTGGGTctgcagggacagtgccaggcaTGTTGATGCTGGGGACGATGcaggggggctgtgctgggcacctgGGGCTCAGAGGAAGAGCTTGtcgtggcagggctggcagtaCATCTTGTCGCCGCGCTCGCAGAAGGTGCCCTTGTGCAGCCGGCCCAGGCAGTAGGAGCAGATGAAGTGCTCGGGGTGGTACCTGCGCCCCGCGGCCGTGATGCAGCGCCCGCTGACAGGGCGGCCACAGCCGTGGCAGATGGTGCCCTGCCGCTGGTGGAAGTGCAGCTCGCAGTAGGGCCTCCCCTCCAGCTCGAAGAAGGAGCCGCCGGTGAAGCCAGTCAGGCACTCctgggggaaggagaggggaaggCTGGCGTGGCCCTGGGAACACCCCCAGTACGTGCATCCGTCCCGCAGTCCCACTCACCGTGCACACGAAGCACTCGGTGTGCCAGACACCCTGCAGGGCTGACAGGTAGTTGTCAATGACAGGGCGCTCACAGCCCTGGCATTTGGGGGCAAACATGGCCAGGAAGTCCTGGTGGCAGTACGGCTTCCCATTGCGCTCCAGGAACCCTGCGGGGAGGGATTGGGATGGGCACCCACGTGGGGATGactcacactggggacagtgggacatgGTGGTACCCAGGACAGGAGGCAAGGGAAAGACCGTGGGGAGCTCTCAGATGGGGTGATAAGTGCAAGAGCAGGGATACCTGGGATGGGGGCAGGATCCCCACCCCTGTTCCTTGGCACATACCCTCATCTCCAAACACCTTCCCGCAGTGGGCACAGAAGAAGTGCTCAGGGTGCCAGGTCTGGTCCAGGGCCGTGAGGACTTTCTGCAGGAAAAGCCGAggtgagggggctggggggaggcgGGGCACAGGACAAACAGGTTGCTGGCAATGATTAGGATGAATATGGCGATTAGGAAGAATGGTAGGTGAAAAATTTTGTAACGTAGGGGTCTGAGGCCATATATCATGTTGCAAATTGTAGGATAGATCATGATATGAACAGTGTGATGGGGAAGAAGGTAAGGGAGTAGAAAACTGGTTTTAACTGATGGGGATTTTGAAGTTTATAATGAATTTTCATTCTCAGAAAGAGGTGAGGCTTTCTGTTCTGGAGTGGATGTAGATTGTTATTGGGATTAGGCTGATTAAGAAGGAGATTTTGACTGTGTTTGTAATTGTGTTGAGGGTGTTCTTGAGGTTGTTGGATAGAAGTGGAAATAGGATGGGGGTGGAGAGGGTTACTAGGGTTAAGAGTATGAATGTGTTTAGGACTAGTGAGAGGTCCATTACTTTCACTTGGACTTGCACCAAGATGAGTGGCTCCTAAGACCATTGGATTACTCTTATCCTTTGAAAGTAAGGAGACTGAGGTTTTATACTCAGATACAAGCGTTAGCAGTTCTCGCTGGTTTTACCTCTCCTCAGCAGGTAAGAAGGGTTTAACTTCTATCTTTAGAGTCACGGTCTAATGTTTTGGTTGAAACTGTACTTGCATATGGGGATACCGGAGATCAGTTCAGGTTGGAGGTGGGTCcgggtccctccctccctccctcacctcGCGGATGGGGCCGGCGCAGTAGGCGCAGCGCGGGGAGAAGGCCTGGTGATAATCCTCCTCGCAGAACGCCCGCCCACCATGCTCGAAGAAGGGCCCCTTGTCCAGCTCCTGCCCGCAGCGGGCACAGGTGAAGTGCTCGGGGTGCCAGGTTTTGCCCAGGGCTGTGAGCACCTGCGAGGAGGAGGCACAGAGGCTGTGAGGGCGTTTCCAGGGGATGCCCAGgggtgccaggctggcagtgagggCTCACCTTGCCAGCGATGGGCTTGCGGCAGGAGGCGCAGATGCCGGCGGGCGCAGCCGTgattcccagctcctgcaggtccCGCGTGAGGCTGTCCAACATGTTGTCCAGCGAGGACTCCGTGGGCACCctggctccctgccctgcagctgccagctgTTGGGAAGGAGCATGGTGAGGTCTGGGTGAAGGCCAAAGCCCCAGCCTGGTGCCCCAGGGCCAAGGCTCACCTTGCTCTGCGTGTGGCCCAGGTCGGCCAGGAGCTCGTCCAGCTGCCGGGCGGCCTCCGTgtgcggggctgaggggagcagcGGCTTTGGGACCGGCGCAGGGGTGCTGGGCATGGCAGAGAGGGGAGGTGCTGTGTGTCCACCCCAAAGTCAGGACCCTCCACCCCTGCGAACACAGCCCTTTCCCACAGGCCACCACAGGGAACAGTGCAGGTATGCAGGATACAGTCTGTCCCAGGTGACCCTGCATGGCAGATCCCAGCAAGGAACAGACAGCCCCAGGTGGCTTTGCCCTCCCACGGCTGTTTTTACCTGTACACTGAATCCAAACCTTCTCCTGGAGGCTGAGCTCGAGGTGGCAGTGGCACCTGAAAGGACAAACCCTTATGGCAGAGCCCTCAGGGGTGCTCCCCTGgcagcttcccctgcccagctccaccaCCCCATCATGAgctgaggggtctctgtgcccagGCATTACCTTTGTGGCACCATGCTGGGCATCCTGGCAGGAGCTTGGTCCCTTCAGTGCATGGTCCTTGGAGGCCAGGCaggagctctgctccagctcttCCAGCAAAGCATCTGCACAGAGACACCCAGGTCAGGCCCCACTGCCACCAGCTGCCCACCCTCTGCTCTTGTACCACTCCCAAAATCTCGGGAGCAAAAGGAGGGTCAGAGGGTCCTGCTGGCCAGctgccagccctcagcagcctCCCTGAGGCCCCCATCCCAGTGCAGGATGTGCCCACCTTCCCAAGGAGTGAGAATGGGGCAGACTCCTGTCCCCACACACCATCCCCGGCCAGCAAAGAAACCTCTGCCAGTCCTCAGCTTGACCCAGCATAAGCCCTGGCAGGAAAAGCTCACCCCGGGCCCAAACTGCGTGTCCAGAGCATCACTTCCCCCAAGGTGGGCCGAgcactttccctttcctctttcacccccctgccctggctgtccctgatGCTGGGAACAGGGGATGCCCCCAGCAGTGTGGCTGCTCCCCTGAGCCCAGCTCCCCACCCAGGCCAGGGATGGCTCCCGCTGGGTGCAGCCAGGGTTGTGGCGCTGCCTCAGCCCATTTCCTGCTCTCAGGATGGCTCCATTTTTGGCCAAGTGCTTGCTCGACCACCAGCCCCATTGTTCCCTTGGGGTGGGGGAGGcacaggagggagcagggctccAGGGCTGCCCCTCAGCGtcatcccctcccagccctgaggTACAGGAAGGAAGAGGCTCCCCGGAGTTGCCAAAAATGTGACCCCAAGCCAAGCCTGGCTGCAGAATGAGCTCTGGAGAGGCCCAACTTACCCAAATCCTCCATCCTGCCTCAGTGTGGGGTCCCAGGTCAGGGGCAGCTCCCCGAGGTGCTGCGATGGCAGCGGAGGCTGCGCTGGCTCTGTtccggtctcgcctccgcccccCGCGCCGGGGTTTGTCACCCAGGGTTTCCTCTGTGGGCTGCACACACCACGTGTgacgggcacagctggggcacaggCAGCCACAAACAGCCcacgctggggctgcaggggggaGAAACTGGCCTACGGGCTGCCCAAGGAGCTCCAGGAGCCAGGACGTGGATGTCCTGCTGAGCCAGGCCCTGTGCAGAAGCCACCAGCCACATGTGACAAGAGatggtgtccctgtgctgggtggaAATGGATTTGTGGCAGCATGATGGAGCCTTGCCTTTGGGGGACGCTTCTGGAGCCTCGTCATCGATTCCCAGGTAACAGCAAATCCCTTTTTGGCAGAGAAatctcctggcactgctgggagcaggcaGTGGATGTGGAAACAGGTCCAAGGGACTGGGGGATGTTAATGCCAGAGGTGGGTGCACACAGCTTGGTGTGTGCTTTAGGCTTTTGTTTGGCTGTTTGGAGGAGGCAGCCCCTGGTGGGTGACCAACAACACCTCTGTCACCTTGGCCACCAGCCCTGACAAAGCGTCACCAGGTCCTGGCTTGGCTCCTCTTTAGCCCAGCAAGAAAAACCtcgggagccaaggctgagagccacagcctccatccagcacacacaggggtcaggctggccctgtcctgccctgctcctgggcactgctgagcccctcagctgCCACCTCAGGGTCACTTCATTCCTGACTCCATTTTGTCACCTGCTCACAGCAAGGACATCCAGGCCAGCCCCACCTCAGGAAAAGGCCCGGGGCCAACAACCCGCAGTGTCCGGGCTGTGTCCAGGCCAGGAATGCTGAGAGCCCCCCAAAGCCCAGAGGAGgcgctgctgctgtcactgctggggctgcctggccaTGGATCCCGGTGTCAGGCCTTTCCTTTCTGCACTCCACAGAACCTTCCTGCCTGCAGAAGGTTTTGGGCTATTTTTAGCTTTCTCAGTGATTTAGTGATGTGTGAGCCCGAGTGCACGTGAACATCTGGAGCTGGAATAACTTAAAACTTGTCCTTACAGAACCCAGAGGCCAGAGGCTGAGCTGTGCcgtgccctgagctctgctcccctTTCCAACAGGAATGAAGTGACCCCAGCCTTGCCTACAGAGGGGAAATCAGTCATGACAATGGCAGGGACAGGTTGGCACGGGGCTGACAAAAAGCAGGGACACAGGAGGAATCCCTGTGCAAAGATCCCAAGGTTTTCTTTAATGCAAGGACATTCTCTTCCTTCCCAGTGTCTGGCTCAGGGGAACATGGCTCTCCACAGTGAGGGGGGGGGTTATTAGCACACTCTCAGGAACTGTTGGACACACTTTTTGTTTTCTAGGAACATGGCAGAGCTCAGGACTTGAAATGCAGAAGCAGAAAGGATTTGAAATGCAGAAGCAGAAGGGAGCAGCAGGCGCTCGGagccctcttgctgctgggaaCCAGATCAGCAAACAGGATTTTCCTGCTCAACGCTGTGGGCTCTTTGAACCCCGGTGATTTTTGCTTTTTGTCTCCCGAGGGAGGATGAGGAGCACATTGTTCTTGGGAAGTGTCACCCTTTGTTCTCCTGTCATAAAGCACTGGGTAAGATTAGCCAAACCCTCCTCTCCAGAGCACACCCCAGTCCTGCTCCCCAAGGTCCTGGCCTGGTGTCACATCTTGCTCGGTCCAAAAGCCACCGAGGCGGCTGGGACGGCAGGGAAGGTGACAGAGTGGCGACCGTGAGCAAACCCGCTCCCGGGTGGCGCCTTCAGCGTCAGCGGGGGCGAAGTTTTCGGGTTTTGCGTGGGTTCAATGCGTTAGTGCAGTTCCTATGGGACAGTCAGGCGTTACTGGAGTTGTTTTGGGGAGGGACTCGGGCCTTTGATACCACAGGGGAGCGGGTTCCCCCGCACAGCCGCTCCCGGGGCTCCTGCCCAGGCGCCGTTCGCGGCGGGGACGCAGCCGGGAACGGGGAACGGGCGCTCCCTCAGCTCCGGTggaactacaactcccggcaggccccgCGCATGCGCGGCCGCGGGACGGAAGCGggcggggccagggctgtgtgccccGCCCCCCTTGCGCCGGCCACCATTTTGTCACCGACTTTCACCCGCCGCCCGACGGggcgtttttttttttcttaaaggagAAGCGGTAGCTAAAAGCGGCCCGGCCGCCAGGCCCCGCCGGTACTACGGGTGGCGCCGCAGCCCCGCGGCACGGAGCAGCCGCGTGGGGCGAGGCGGCGAACGGCTTCCCCTGCCAGGCCTCGCCCGAGGGGCAAAGGGGCCCGGGGGCAGGCGGAGGGGGCGCAGGCAGCGGCGGCGGTAGGGAGCCCTGCGGAGCCGGGGCCTGGGCGGCGGCCGCGCGGCGGACGGGCGGTCCGGGCGGAAGGGCGTgcggggcggcggccgcgggggccgCGCTCGAGTgggcgccgagcggggccggccGGGGGGGGAGAGGGAGCGCGAGCGCAGCGGCCGTGGCAGCGCCTGCGCGAGAGGCGGCGCGAGTCCGGGGCGCGCGCGGGAGCAGCGCGCTGATTGGTCGCTCAGCGGTGGGGGGGCGGGCCCCGCCCCGACCGGGTCGCCCATTGGCCAGGCGGCGCGAGAGCGGCGGGGAAAGGAGTgagcgcggcgggcgggggcaCTCGGGCCTGAGGGGCAGGGCCGTCCCCCGAGTCCCGCCCGCGGATTGGTGGTCGCGGGCAAGGGGCGGGGCGCAGGGGCCGCGCGTGaaggcgggcggcggccgctgaTTGGCCgtgggcggcgggggcgggcgtGCCCGGCCGAGGGTGGAGCGCGGccgtcccggccccgccgccgccgccgccgccccgatGCCGGCGGGCACCGAGCAGCCGGGGGGCGCCGCCGCCGAGCCGCCGCCCGCCCCAGGACCGCCGCCCGCCGCAGACCGACCGCCGGCTTCGGGCCGCCGccgtccgccgccgccgcccgccgccgatCAGGGGGAGGAGTCCGGCGGCAGCCGGGTGCTGAGGGGCGGCCGGGAGCGCGGCCGCGCCGCTTCGGCCGCGGGGGGAgctgcagccgccgccgccgcgtccCGCCGCCGTAAGGCCGAGTATCCCCGACGCCGGCGGAGCAGCCCCGGGGCGCGGCCCGCCGCCGAGCAGCCCGCCGCCGAGACGCCGCCCGCGGCCAGGAAGGCCCCCCGGGCCGGGTGAGTCCCTGCAGCGCCGGCTCCGCCCGCGCCTTCCGGGGGTCGCGGCCGCGGTGGCGGGGGTATGCGGCCTCTGCCCGACCCGCGCGAACGGGCCCAGGCCCTGGGGCCGCCTCCGGCCGCGAGGTGCCCCGTGCCGCCGCCCCTTTGTtccggccgggctgggccggcccCGCCGGTCCCTTCCCAGGAAGGGCCGTGTCCCGGGAATCGCTGGCTGCGCAGCGCCCTCGGGCAGCGGCCGCTGTCCCGGTGCCCCGCGGCGCCAGCGCGGTCCGGCTCTCTGCCAAAGGGCCGGGTGAGGGAGGCGGTGGGATCCACCTGCCCGGGAGCAGAGGCTGCGTTCGCTGCACCTTCGGTCCTGAGCGGGACAGCGGAGCCTTCGGAAgtgcagctgctctgccctgtgctAAGCACAGAACCCCCTGGATCAGTCATAACTGACCTGGGCCTTTGCTGTTGGATATTCCTGTAGTTCCCCTCAGCTTCCTGCGGCTCAAACAATCCACCTCGGCATGAGGGGTTGAAAGCAATGATCCGATAGAGAGGCACCGCGACTTTGGGGAATTGGGGCTCATCTTCACGCCATTGAGTTCCTTGTTGCTGCCCATCCCATCGAGTCTGGCTCTTACACTTGCTTTTGTGCTTTTTTTCAGGTCCGCAGATAAAGTTGCTGGTAAAGGTAAGAGTTGAAATATTCACTCCTGGTGTTGTGTTCCATCTAGAAAGTCTGGGTTGTCCCATGGGTTAGCCCAATCCTCTTTTTGGATCTTCCTTTCAAA is drawn from Melospiza melodia melodia isolate bMelMel2 chromosome 6, bMelMel2.pri, whole genome shotgun sequence and contains these coding sequences:
- the LPXN gene encoding leupaxin — encoded protein: MEDLDALLEELEQSSCLASKDHALKGPSSCQDAQHGATKVPLPPRAQPPGEGLDSVYSTPAPVPKPLLPSAPHTEAARQLDELLADLGHTQSKLAAAGQGARVPTESSLDNMLDSLTRDLQELGITAAPAGICASCRKPIAGKVLTALGKTWHPEHFTCARCGQELDKGPFFEHGGRAFCEEDYHQAFSPRCAYCAGPIREKVLTALDQTWHPEHFFCAHCGKVFGDEGFLERNGKPYCHQDFLAMFAPKCQGCERPVIDNYLSALQGVWHTECFVCTECLTGFTGGSFFELEGRPYCELHFHQRQGTICHGCGRPVSGRCITAAGRRYHPEHFICSYCLGRLHKGTFCERGDKMYCQPCHDKLFL